A part of Molothrus aeneus isolate 106 chromosome 10, BPBGC_Maene_1.0, whole genome shotgun sequence genomic DNA contains:
- the SPTSSB gene encoding serine palmitoyltransferase small subunit B, whose protein sequence is MDVKRVKDYLYWLYYQYQLVTCSYVLEPWEQSMFHTITVTVLAMVVYTAYVFVPIHVRLALQFFSQIFGSQPEGAVLN, encoded by the coding sequence ATGGACGTGAAGAGGGTGAAGGACTACCTGTACTGGCTGTACTACCAGTACCAGCTGGTGACGTGCAGCTACGTGctggagccctgggagcagtCCATGTTCCACACCATCACGGTCACCGTGCTGGCCATGGTGGTCTACACCGCCTACGTCTTCGTGCCCATCCACGTCCGCCTGGCCCTGCAGTTCTTCTCCCAGATCTTTGGGTCCCAGCCTGAGGGCGCGGTGCTGAACTGA